In Arthrobacter sp. PAMC25284, a single genomic region encodes these proteins:
- the pucL gene encoding factor-independent urate hydroxylase — protein MSSKIILGENQFGKAEVRVVKITRDSDRHEIEDLNVTSQLRGDFSAAHLEGDNAHVVPTDTQKNTVYAFAREGIGSPEALLLRLGDHFTSSFDWVSGGRWEAEAYSWDRIQSHGAAHDHSFVRNGQEVRTAVLVRDGETSHLVSGLRDLTVLKTTQSGFVGYPKDKYTTLQETTDRILATDVAARWRFKTGTDFSSFDFNKSYDDVKGLLLEGFTENYSHALQQTLFDMGKKVLEAHSEIDEIKFSMPNKHHFLVDLSPFGLDNPNEVFFAADRPYGLIEATVQREESAPAAIAWSGIAGFC, from the coding sequence ATGAGCAGCAAGATCATCCTTGGTGAAAACCAGTTCGGCAAGGCCGAAGTCCGCGTCGTCAAGATCACGCGGGACTCTGACCGGCACGAAATCGAAGATCTCAACGTCACCTCACAGCTCCGCGGCGATTTTTCCGCTGCGCACCTGGAAGGGGACAACGCCCACGTTGTACCGACCGACACCCAGAAGAACACCGTCTACGCCTTTGCCCGCGAGGGCATCGGCTCGCCGGAAGCCCTGCTGCTTCGTCTGGGCGATCACTTCACCTCCAGTTTCGACTGGGTCTCCGGCGGCCGCTGGGAAGCCGAAGCCTACAGCTGGGACCGGATCCAGTCCCACGGCGCCGCCCACGACCACTCGTTCGTACGCAACGGCCAGGAAGTCCGCACCGCCGTCCTCGTCCGCGACGGTGAGACCAGCCACCTCGTTTCCGGACTCCGTGACCTGACCGTCCTCAAGACCACCCAGTCAGGCTTCGTCGGCTACCCCAAGGACAAGTACACGACGTTGCAGGAGACCACGGACCGGATCCTCGCCACCGATGTGGCTGCGCGCTGGCGCTTCAAGACCGGGACGGACTTCAGCAGCTTCGATTTCAACAAGAGCTACGACGACGTCAAGGGCCTGCTCCTGGAGGGGTTCACCGAAAACTACTCCCATGCCCTGCAGCAAACGCTCTTCGACATGGGCAAGAAAGTCCTGGAAGCACACAGCGAGATCGACGAGATCAAGTTCTCCATGCCGAACAAGCACCACTTCCTGGTGGATCTCTCACCCTTCGGACTCGACAACCCCAACGAGGTCTTCTTTGCCGCGGATCGGCCGTACGGCCTGATCGAGGCCACAGTCCAGCGCGAAGAATCTGCTCCGGCCGCCATCGCATGGTCCGGAATCGCCGGCTTCTGCTGA